One genomic window of Streptomyces sp. NBC_01276 includes the following:
- a CDS encoding ATP-binding cassette domain-containing protein → MGPQAGGGEQVTTKTAPGPQTGTALVKLTDVSKYYGNIRALQGVSLEVSAGEITCVLGDNGAGKSTLIKIIAGLHRHDAGTFEIDGEETVLANPRAALDRGIATVYQDLAVVPLMPVWRNFFLGSEPTRGRGPFRRLDVELMRETTRAELLRMGIDLRDVDQPIGTLSGGERQCVAIARAVHFGAKVLVLDEPTAALGVKQSGVVLKYVAAARDAGLGVVLITHNPHHAYLVGDRFVLLKRGAMAGSHTKDSITLDELTRQMAGGSELDELSHELERVAESGRDTPAGTPAGPPSDSASDRDDTTR, encoded by the coding sequence ATGGGTCCGCAAGCGGGCGGAGGAGAGCAAGTGACCACGAAGACCGCGCCCGGCCCGCAGACCGGGACCGCCCTGGTGAAGCTGACCGACGTCAGCAAGTACTACGGCAACATCCGCGCCCTCCAGGGCGTCTCGCTGGAGGTCTCCGCCGGCGAGATCACCTGTGTGCTCGGCGACAACGGCGCCGGCAAGTCCACCCTCATCAAGATCATCGCGGGGCTGCACCGGCACGACGCCGGCACCTTCGAGATCGACGGGGAGGAGACCGTGCTCGCCAACCCGCGCGCGGCCCTGGACCGCGGCATCGCCACCGTCTACCAGGACCTCGCCGTCGTCCCCCTGATGCCGGTCTGGCGGAACTTCTTCCTCGGCTCCGAGCCCACCAGGGGCCGCGGCCCCTTCCGCCGCCTCGACGTGGAGCTGATGCGCGAGACCACCCGCGCCGAGCTGCTGCGCATGGGCATCGACCTGCGCGACGTCGACCAGCCCATCGGGACCCTCTCGGGCGGCGAGCGCCAGTGCGTGGCCATCGCCCGCGCCGTGCACTTCGGGGCCAAGGTGCTCGTCCTGGACGAGCCCACCGCCGCCCTCGGCGTGAAGCAGTCCGGCGTGGTCCTCAAATACGTCGCCGCCGCCCGCGACGCCGGTCTCGGGGTGGTCCTGATCACCCACAACCCGCACCACGCGTACCTGGTGGGGGACCGTTTCGTCCTCCTCAAGCGCGGCGCCATGGCCGGCAGCCACACCAAGGACTCGATCACCCTGGACGAGCTCACCCGGCAGATGGCGGGCGGCTCCGAGCTGGACGAGCTGAGCCACGAGCTGGAGCGGGTGGCAGAATCAGGACGGGACACCCCGGCCGGCACCCCCGCCGGCCCCCCATCCGACTCCGCCTCCGACAGGGACGACACGACTCGATGA
- a CDS encoding ABC transporter permease — MSAGTGTADERLAPASHLRKLLARPELGAVVGAAAVFVFFSFAAPSFLQASSLSTILYSASTIGIMAVPVALLMIGGEFDLSAGVMVTTSALVSSMFSYQMTANVWVGVGVSLLVTLAIGFFNGFMLTRTRLPSFIITLGTFLMLTGLNLGFTKLISGSVSTKTIADMEGFSSARALFASQWNIGSVTLKVTILWWFALVAVATWILLRTRAGNWIFAVGGGADAARATGVPVVKTRIGLYMGVALCAWISGQHILFSFDVVQSGEGVGNEFLYIIAAVIGGCLMTGGYGSAIGSAVGAFIFGMTSNGIVYAQWNPDWFKFFLGAMLLLATLLNAWVRKRAEESK; from the coding sequence ATGAGCGCCGGCACCGGCACCGCCGACGAACGGCTCGCGCCGGCCTCGCACCTCAGGAAGCTCCTCGCCCGCCCCGAGCTGGGCGCGGTCGTCGGGGCCGCCGCCGTCTTCGTCTTCTTCTCCTTCGCCGCCCCCAGCTTCCTGCAGGCCTCCAGCCTGAGCACGATCCTGTACTCGGCCTCCACCATCGGGATCATGGCGGTCCCGGTGGCCCTGCTGATGATCGGCGGCGAGTTCGACCTCTCCGCCGGCGTCATGGTCACCACCTCGGCGCTGGTCAGCTCGATGTTCAGCTACCAGATGACCGCCAACGTGTGGGTCGGCGTCGGGGTGTCGCTGCTGGTCACCCTGGCCATCGGCTTCTTCAACGGCTTCATGCTGACCCGCACCAGGCTCCCGAGCTTCATCATCACGCTCGGCACGTTCCTCATGCTGACCGGCCTGAACCTCGGCTTCACCAAGCTGATCAGCGGCTCGGTCTCCACCAAGACCATCGCCGACATGGAGGGGTTCTCCTCCGCGCGGGCCCTGTTCGCCTCGCAGTGGAACATCGGCTCGGTCACCCTGAAGGTCACCATCCTCTGGTGGTTCGCCCTGGTGGCGGTCGCCACGTGGATCCTGCTGCGCACCCGCGCCGGGAACTGGATCTTCGCCGTGGGCGGCGGGGCCGACGCGGCCCGCGCCACCGGCGTCCCCGTGGTCAAGACCCGCATCGGCCTCTACATGGGCGTCGCGCTGTGCGCCTGGATCTCCGGGCAGCACATCCTCTTCTCCTTCGACGTGGTCCAGTCGGGCGAGGGCGTCGGCAACGAGTTCCTCTACATCATCGCCGCGGTCATCGGCGGCTGTCTGATGACCGGCGGCTACGGCTCCGCCATCGGCTCGGCCGTCGGCGCCTTCATCTTCGGCATGACCAGCAACGGCATCGTGTACGCCCAGTGGAACCCGGACTGGTTCAAGTTCTTCCTCGGCGCCATGCTCCTGCTGGCGACGCTGCTGAACGCATGGGTCCGCAAGCGGGCGGAGGAGAGCAAGTGA
- a CDS encoding sugar ABC transporter substrate-binding protein, with translation MGAVLAVVLGASLSGCSSTGGKRAEERAKADRAGRPAVSTPRWTFAMVTHAGDGDTFWDIVQKGAKEAAAKDNINFVYSHDDQAQQQAQFVQNAIDQKVDGIVVSLAKPEALKDVLGKAVKAGIPVITVNSGSEQSAAYGALTHIGQDEAIAGEAVGTELTKRGRKKAVCVLHEQGNVGHEQRCAGAKKTFGGSMENLYVEGTNMPSVQAAIQAKLQADPSVDAIVTLGAPFAPTAVKAKDAAGSKAEVDTFDLNESVARDLKSGALGFAVDQQPFLQGYEAIDLLWLYRYNADVLGGGRPVLTGPQIVTADEAAKLEEYIKRGSR, from the coding sequence GTGGGCGCCGTGCTCGCGGTGGTACTGGGAGCCTCCCTCTCGGGCTGCAGCAGCACGGGCGGCAAGCGTGCCGAGGAGCGGGCGAAGGCCGACCGGGCGGGCCGGCCGGCCGTCTCCACGCCGCGCTGGACCTTCGCGATGGTGACCCACGCGGGCGACGGCGACACCTTCTGGGACATCGTCCAGAAGGGCGCCAAGGAGGCCGCGGCGAAGGACAACATCAACTTCGTCTACTCGCACGACGACCAGGCGCAGCAGCAGGCCCAGTTCGTGCAGAACGCGATCGACCAGAAGGTCGACGGCATCGTGGTCAGCCTCGCCAAGCCCGAGGCCCTCAAGGACGTCCTCGGCAAGGCCGTCAAGGCGGGCATCCCCGTGATCACGGTCAACTCCGGATCCGAGCAGTCGGCCGCGTACGGCGCCCTGACCCACATCGGCCAGGACGAGGCGATCGCGGGCGAGGCGGTCGGCACCGAGCTGACGAAGCGCGGCCGCAAGAAGGCCGTCTGCGTCCTGCACGAACAGGGCAACGTCGGCCACGAGCAGCGCTGCGCCGGGGCGAAGAAGACCTTCGGCGGAAGCATGGAGAACCTCTACGTCGAGGGCACCAACATGCCCTCCGTCCAGGCCGCCATCCAGGCCAAGCTCCAGGCCGACCCCTCCGTCGACGCGATCGTCACCCTCGGCGCCCCCTTCGCCCCCACCGCCGTCAAGGCGAAGGACGCGGCGGGCAGCAAGGCCGAGGTGGACACCTTCGACCTCAACGAGTCCGTCGCCCGTGACCTGAAGTCCGGCGCCCTCGGCTTCGCCGTGGACCAGCAGCCCTTCCTCCAGGGCTACGAGGCGATCGACCTGCTGTGGCTCTACCGATACAACGCTGACGTCCTCGGCGGCGGCCGGCCCGTGCTGACCGGGCCGCAGATCGTCACCGCGGACGAGGCCGCCAAGCTGGAGGAGTACATCAAGCGGGGCAGCCGATGA